In a single window of the Raphanus sativus cultivar WK10039 chromosome 9, ASM80110v3, whole genome shotgun sequence genome:
- the LOC108824797 gene encoding uncharacterized protein LOC108824797: METGDDVLPPETGESNDGYVSRGGDVFLGRCVGDGYDSCNFFQWYDVKDPHGWQHLALLEAWEIIREQKEEIEKLREMVTSLTHDSENLEISSESVERSAVVRNVLVASSIGVAVVIGSIMVMSKY, from the exons ATGGAGACAGGTGACGACGTTTTGCCTCCGGAGACGGGAGAGAGTAACGATGGATATGTGAGCAGAGGCGGTGATGTGTTCTT AGGACGTTGTGTTGGTGATGGGTACGACTCCTGCAACTTTTTTCAATGGTATGATGTGAAGGATCCTCATGGATGGCAGCATCTAGCACTTCTGGAAGCTTGGGAGATAATCCGAGAGCAAAAAGAAGAAATCGAGAAGCTGAGGGAGATGGTAACATCTTTAACTCATGACTCTGAAAATTTGGAGATCTCGAGTGAATCAGTGGAGAGAAGTGCAGTTGTTCGCAATGTACTTGTGGCTTCATCGATTGGTGTTGCTGTGGTCATTGGAAGTATTATGGTGATGTCCAAGTATTAA